From Chitinivibrionia bacterium, one genomic window encodes:
- a CDS encoding metal ABC transporter permease has product MDFLFDFIRHSAQNLVQIGLLPDSFKFAFVINSVICALIIGPVLGAIGTAVVAKRMAFFSNAIGHSALTGIAIGILLGEPVNNPYISLFSFSILFAIFLNFSKNKSGMSHDTLIGVFLAASLAIGASLMMFATRDINIHILDAYLFGSILTASNYDINLLLVIAIMAIAAGVVGFNRTIMSGLNPVLAQVRGVPVVIYDYVFVVLIALITVASVKIVGAILVEALLIIPAAAARNISRSLKSFVAWSVVFATISALTGIIVPMEFKIPIPSGGAIIICATIIFILTLLVKIVRRN; this is encoded by the coding sequence ATGGATTTTTTATTTGATTTTATTCGACATTCGGCACAAAATTTGGTGCAAATCGGTCTTTTGCCCGATTCTTTTAAGTTTGCGTTCGTCATAAATTCCGTTATTTGCGCGCTTATAATAGGTCCCGTTTTAGGTGCAATCGGAACGGCGGTCGTCGCCAAAAGAATGGCGTTTTTCTCAAACGCAATCGGACACTCGGCGCTTACGGGAATTGCCATCGGAATACTGCTCGGCGAGCCCGTGAATAATCCGTACATCTCGCTTTTTTCGTTCTCGATTTTATTCGCGATTTTCCTGAATTTCTCCAAAAACAAGAGCGGAATGTCGCACGATACTCTAATCGGCGTGTTTCTGGCGGCAAGCTTGGCAATCGGTGCGTCGCTAATGATGTTCGCAACAAGAGACATAAATATCCATATTTTGGACGCTTATCTGTTCGGCTCAATTTTGACCGCTTCAAACTACGACATAAACCTGCTTTTGGTAATTGCGATTATGGCGATAGCCGCAGGAGTTGTCGGCTTTAACCGAACGATAATGTCTGGACTAAACCCCGTTTTAGCGCAAGTCAGAGGCGTTCCCGTTGTAATTTACGACTATGTTTTTGTTGTTCTGATAGCGCTTATTACAGTAGCAAGCGTTAAAATAGTCGGCGCAATTCTGGTAGAAGCGCTTTTGATAATCCCAGCCGCGGCGGCGCGAAACATAAGCCGTTCGCTGAAATCCTTTGTTGCGTGGAGCGTTGTGTTTGCAACGATAAGCGCGCTTACGGGAATAATAGTGCCGATGGAGTTCAAAATCCCAATCCCAAGCGGCGGCGCGATAATTATTTGTGCGACGATAATATTTATTTTAACGCTGTTGGTGAAGATTGTTAGGAGGAATTGA
- a CDS encoding N-6 DNA methylase, with protein sequence MSEELLQRDLIKNPEKIGKWDFYNIGATTVKALKEHGIVRNVNYGSEENKKVDALIVQNKNVIAVIEYKKPSEFKTTEQKNKAIKQELEVARKLRAKIFIATDTQETVWINVATGNRIKEESKKELKVNFDKKDEKLPNLLEKIVFSINETNDQIKPKELVNPTDLAKQIWQDIWSVSGATPENCLYTFVELFIFKYLSDLGILGEGINFGHLIDRYSYNLENPEEKALEYYANTVRPEIKKLFPPSDKDKTTIINGTIFVSKDQKSVAGYSAVFKKVLLRFRDYGKLENIDYDFKSKLFESFLKQSISKKNWGQFFTPLKVIRAIGEMAKDDIKEGITICDPACGVGKFLLEPLISRLNYFYNVNSKGITPKITIQGFDKGFDKDEQKTIILAKANMLIYFSDLIKENAGLTKEFSKLFNESFTLKTNSILGTLSEPAEEKYDLIFTNPPYVTSGSSNLKEEIKKDGELLNYYKINAMGVEGLFMEWIVRALKPNGKAFVVVPDGIFNRHNDKNLRRFIIDECFIDGIISLPLNTFFTTNKKTYILCLTKKTDKKEIQNAPVFTYLVSEIGESRDVYRFNIEQDDLSEAITLYSFFKGNKASFDKINTDKRCKIFPFSKFDETIEQSWIVDKWWSEEEKIELGISEKKEKVGLFEFSAMVEDIALSIKGFQEEIRELSEKKKSNIKKKPYKIIDLFDIDRGRSRYTKKYGNANKGDYPVYSASNNAPLTLINTFDFNGKYLTWATNGFAGYIMLIDGKFSINADRGLLRPKQENINIQYIKSALEPKLRELAKGRKGEKGEDEFTKVYPSMVENVEIDMFVDEDGNFDVEKQNEVAEKHEYIAELRERIENYKKQIGELNVEIGMEFVCSEINLAMLMNLQDGFAFPSSIYTTNKNAIKLIRIQDVNEKSEPKEVRIPQDYALINKERYLVRKGDFLLSLSGAAGFNLKKWYGEEGYLNQRITKIELKDEYKYKLIEDYEEILFSIIYKELNSKGFGANNNLSKKDLLNINFKIPINPKGEFDLSAQKDIAEKYRKIEQIKKSISEELDKIANIEIDFE encoded by the coding sequence ATGAGTGAAGAATTGTTGCAAAGAGATTTGATAAAAAATCCCGAGAAAATCGGGAAATGGGATTTCTATAATATTGGCGCAACGACAGTTAAAGCCCTCAAAGAACACGGCATTGTTCGGAATGTAAATTATGGTAGCGAGGAAAACAAAAAAGTAGACGCATTGATTGTGCAGAACAAAAATGTAATTGCTGTTATTGAATATAAAAAACCGTCAGAGTTTAAGACAACTGAACAAAAGAACAAGGCGATTAAACAAGAATTAGAAGTTGCTCGTAAATTGAGGGCAAAAATATTCATTGCTACCGATACACAAGAAACGGTTTGGATAAACGTTGCCACAGGAAATAGAATAAAAGAAGAAAGCAAAAAAGAATTAAAGGTAAATTTTGACAAAAAAGACGAAAAATTACCAAATTTGCTTGAAAAAATAGTATTTTCAATCAATGAAACAAATGACCAAATAAAACCTAAAGAGTTAGTTAATCCTACTGATTTAGCAAAACAAATTTGGCAAGACATTTGGTCTGTTAGTGGCGCAACACCTGAAAATTGCCTATATACCTTTGTAGAGTTATTCATTTTTAAATATTTGAGCGATTTAGGAATATTAGGCGAGGGTATAAACTTTGGTCATTTAATAGATAGGTATTCTTATAACCTCGAAAATCCTGAAGAAAAAGCACTTGAATATTATGCAAATACCGTGAGACCTGAAATAAAGAAATTATTTCCGCCTAGCGATAAAGACAAAACTACCATAATAAATGGAACGATATTTGTCAGCAAAGACCAAAAGTCGGTGGCGGGATATAGTGCTGTTTTCAAAAAAGTGCTGTTGAGATTTCGAGATTATGGAAAACTTGAAAATATAGATTATGATTTTAAAAGTAAATTATTTGAAAGTTTTTTGAAGCAAAGTATTAGCAAAAAAAATTGGGGACAATTCTTTACTCCTCTTAAAGTTATTCGCGCTATTGGAGAAATGGCAAAAGATGATATTAAAGAAGGGATTACTATTTGCGACCCTGCTTGTGGAGTAGGAAAATTTCTGTTAGAGCCGCTGATAAGTAGATTGAATTACTTCTACAACGTAAATTCAAAAGGAATAACGCCCAAAATAACAATTCAAGGCTTCGATAAAGGTTTTGATAAAGACGAACAAAAAACAATTATTTTGGCAAAAGCCAATATGTTGATTTATTTTTCCGATTTGATCAAGGAAAATGCAGGTTTGACAAAAGAGTTTTCAAAACTTTTCAATGAAAGTTTTACACTTAAGACAAATTCTATCTTAGGCACTCTTTCTGAGCCAGCAGAAGAAAAATATGACTTGATTTTTACTAATCCCCCTTACGTAACAAGTGGCAGTAGCAATCTAAAAGAGGAAATCAAAAAAGACGGCGAACTTTTAAATTATTACAAAATCAATGCAATGGGTGTTGAGGGTTTGTTTATGGAGTGGATTGTCAGGGCATTAAAACCTAATGGAAAAGCATTCGTTGTTGTTCCTGACGGAATTTTTAACCGTCATAATGACAAAAACTTACGCCGATTTATAATTGACGAATGTTTTATTGACGGTATTATTTCTTTACCGTTAAACACGTTTTTTACAACAAATAAAAAGACATACATTTTGTGCCTTACAAAGAAAACGGATAAAAAAGAAATTCAAAACGCGCCCGTATTTACTTATTTGGTAAGCGAAATAGGCGAAAGCAGAGATGTTTATCGTTTTAACATAGAGCAAGACGATTTAAGCGAAGCAATTACATTGTATTCGTTTTTCAAAGGAAACAAAGCGAGTTTTGATAAAATAAACACAGACAAAAGATGTAAGATTTTTCCTTTCTCCAAATTTGATGAAACAATAGAGCAAAGCTGGATAGTCGATAAATGGTGGTCGGAAGAAGAGAAAATAGAGTTAGGTATTAGTGAGAAAAAAGAAAAAGTTGGATTGTTTGAATTTTCTGCAATGGTTGAAGATATTGCATTGTCAATAAAAGGTTTCCAAGAAGAGATACGCGAACTATCCGAAAAAAAAAAATCTAATATAAAAAAGAAACCATACAAAATTATAGATTTGTTTGACATTGATAGAGGCAGATCAAGATATACAAAAAAATATGGAAATGCAAACAAAGGAGATTATCCCGTTTATTCTGCATCGAATAATGCGCCTCTTACGTTAATTAACACATTTGACTTTAACGGAAAATATTTAACTTGGGCAACAAACGGTTTTGCTGGTTATATAATGTTAATTGATGGAAAGTTTTCAATAAATGCTGATAGAGGACTATTGCGACCAAAACAAGAAAACATAAACATTCAATATATTAAATCTGCTCTCGAGCCTAAATTAAGGGAACTTGCGAAAGGGCGAAAAGGCGAAAAAGGAGAGGACGAATTTACTAAAGTTTATCCGTCAATGGTTGAAAATGTTGAAATTGATATGTTCGTTGATGAAGACGGAAATTTTGACGTTGAAAAACAAAATGAAGTTGCCGAAAAACACGAATATATTGCTGAGTTAAGAGAGAGAATAGAGAACTACAAAAAGCAGATAGGAGAATTGAATGTTGAGATTGGAATGGAATTTGTTTGTTCTGAAATTAACCTTGCAATGCTTATGAATTTGCAAGACGGCTTTGCGTTCCCATCATCAATATATACAACAAATAAAAATGCGATAAAATTAATAAGAATACAAGATGTAAATGAAAAATCAGAGCCTAAAGAAGTCAGGATTCCACAAGATTATGCTTTAATTAATAAAGAAAGATATTTAGTAAGAAAAGGAGATTTTTTATTATCTTTATCTGGTGCTGCAGGTTTTAATTTAAAAAAATGGTATGGAGAAGAAGGATATTTGAATCAAAGAATTACCAAAATAGAGTTAAAAGATGAATACAAATATAAACTTATTGAAGATTATGAAGAAATTTTGTTTTCAATTATTTATAAAGAACTAAACTCAAAAGGTTTTGGAGCAAACAATAATTTATCAAAAAAAGATTTATTGAATATCAACTTTAAAATTCCCATAAACCCAAAAGGAGAATTTGATTTGTCTGCTCAAAAAGACATTGCCGAAAAATATCGTAAAATAGAACAAATCAAAAAAAGTATTTCGGAAGAGTTGGATAAGATTGCAAATATTGAAATAGATTTTGAGTGA
- the cmoB gene encoding tRNA 5-methoxyuridine(34)/uridine 5-oxyacetic acid(34) synthase CmoB: MLNELQPWLNSVSPVIEKNIAANGNTEKWLSALQTLAQNQECKCFVEDGKVVISVGDVRAGLKPAPTDATIIAALRQFMPWRKGPWKILDIDIDTEWRSDFKWERLEKHFYFSDKKILDIGCGNGYYAYRAALGGAKFVLGVDPSLYSYFQAQIAAILCPQIPVKILPLAQKDLPQKLPIFDIIFSMGVLYHHKNPQEHLLHIYDLLADNGEIILETLIIDDEKFPDGLFPKGRYAKMRNVYEIPSIKRVEELLNSLNFREIKLLDKCITTTEEQRKTDFMDFESLEDFLDPNDNSKTIEGYPAPMRAVFRAVR, from the coding sequence ATGCTCAACGAATTACAACCTTGGCTAAATTCCGTTTCACCCGTCATCGAAAAAAACATAGCCGCAAACGGAAATACGGAAAAATGGCTATCAGCATTGCAAACACTCGCGCAAAACCAAGAATGCAAATGTTTTGTTGAAGATGGGAAGGTAGTGATTTCTGTCGGTGATGTAAGGGCAGGTTTGAAACCTGCCCCTACGGATGCAACGATAATCGCCGCCCTGCGCCAATTTATGCCTTGGCGAAAAGGACCTTGGAAAATCCTCGACATCGACATCGACACCGAATGGCGAAGCGACTTCAAATGGGAGCGCCTCGAAAAGCATTTTTATTTCTCCGACAAAAAAATCCTTGACATCGGCTGTGGAAACGGGTATTATGCGTATCGTGCGGCTCTTGGCGGCGCAAAATTTGTTTTGGGAGTTGACCCGTCGCTTTATTCTTATTTTCAGGCGCAGATTGCAGCAATTCTTTGTCCGCAAATCCCTGTGAAAATTCTACCGCTCGCGCAAAAGGATTTGCCGCAGAAATTGCCGATTTTTGACATCATTTTTTCTATGGGCGTGCTTTATCATCACAAAAATCCCCAAGAGCATTTATTGCATATTTACGATTTGCTTGCAGATAACGGCGAAATTATTCTTGAAACGTTAATTATCGACGACGAAAAATTCCCCGACGGGCTTTTTCCAAAGGGAAGATACGCAAAAATGCGCAATGTTTACGAAATTCCGTCAATAAAAAGAGTGGAAGAGTTGCTGAATTCGCTGAATTTCAGAGAAATAAAACTGCTCGACAAATGTATAACAACAACCGAAGAGCAACGAAAAACCGATTTTATGGATTTTGAGTCGCTTGAAGATTTTCTTGACCCGAACGATAATTCCAAAACAATCGAGGGCTACCCTGCCCCGATGAGGGCGGTTTTTCGGGCGGTGAGATAA
- the argB gene encoding acetylglutamate kinase: MQKVMIKIGGSTVNSSGFLSEMAKSIYDLQKNGFGVSVVHGGGKDINEELGRLNKEFVFVDGQRKTDEETMFAVQRVLSGDVNKRIVNELLKQGVAAVGISGVDANTATAKKLLSSSGNDLGFVGEIESVNTKLLDLLSDNGFVAVISPVSRDNAGNIYNINADGAASEIAAFLNVDYLMFVSDVSGVKIGGKVAKKIEIGEIDGHIASGEITGGMIPKINGARESIIKGVKKVHICGWNGEKTLLEEMSDKATGTTIYRK; the protein is encoded by the coding sequence ATGCAAAAGGTTATGATTAAGATTGGCGGCTCGACGGTAAACAGTTCGGGATTTTTAAGCGAAATGGCAAAAAGTATTTACGACTTGCAAAAAAATGGTTTTGGCGTAAGCGTCGTTCACGGCGGCGGCAAAGACATAAACGAAGAATTAGGACGACTAAACAAGGAATTCGTGTTTGTGGACGGACAGCGCAAAACGGACGAGGAAACAATGTTTGCCGTCCAAAGAGTATTGTCGGGCGACGTAAACAAAAGGATAGTAAACGAATTGTTGAAACAGGGCGTAGCCGCCGTAGGAATTTCGGGCGTTGACGCAAACACGGCTACCGCAAAAAAATTGCTTTCTTCAAGCGGCAACGATTTAGGCTTCGTCGGCGAAATAGAAAGTGTAAACACGAAACTTTTGGATTTACTGAGCGATAACGGTTTTGTAGCGGTAATTTCTCCCGTCTCGCGCGATAACGCGGGCAATATATACAATATTAACGCAGACGGCGCCGCAAGCGAAATCGCCGCATTCTTAAACGTAGATTATTTAATGTTCGTAAGCGACGTTTCGGGCGTAAAAATCGGCGGAAAAGTCGCGAAAAAAATAGAAATCGGCGAAATCGACGGTCATATAGCAAGCGGCGAAATAACAGGCGGAATGATACCCAAGATAAACGGCGCGCGAGAATCTATTATAAAAGGCGTAAAAAAAGTCCACATCTGCGGTTGGAACGGTGAAAAAACGCTTTTGGAAGAAATGAGCGATAAAGCAACGGGGACGACGATTTATAGAAAATAA
- a CDS encoding ribonucleoside triphosphate reductase: protein MVKTVKKRDGGLVVYDREKIAGAIWGAIKATGGVDPELAEKLAIRVEEEIAKKFNVNDIPSVEGIQDLVENVLMNSGYNTAARAYISYRNLHMKQRNAKKLTIGIKETFDGYLKGKNWRAKENANINYSIGGLILHASSEVTKNYWLDEIYSEEIARAYRSGEMHIHDLQMFSGYCAGWSLRDLISEGLGGVENKIASSPAKHLFTLVQQMVNFLGCLQNEWAGAQAFSSVDTFLAPFVWVDNLSYKEVKQAIQSFVFGVNIPSRWGSQAPFTNVTFDWVVPSDLKDQAAIVGGKPIETIVDGETITKTYGDFQKEMDMINKAFLEIFLEGDANGRGFMYPIPTYNLTKEFGWESDNAKLLWEMTGKYGTPYFQNFINSNLNPSDVRSMCCRLRLDLRELRQRGGGLFGSADKTGSIGVVTINMPRIGYLTRGDKKAFFASLDRIMDIARDSLEKKRETVIRLLDEGLFPYTRRYLGTTKLKNHFATIGVIGMNEACLNFMGKDMLDTEAREFCKEALEYMRERLTEYQVKTGHFYNLEATPGEGTSHRLAGIDKELYPEMTIPGGKNPYYTNSTQLPVEATDDIFEALDMQDGLQTLYTGGTVMHGFTGEAIEDPATVSALVRKIANGYKLPYFTISPTYSICENHGYFSGEHATCKYCGKETEIYSRIVGYYRPIKNWNEGKKEEFGKRKTYDRNSGFPSFVKSEPETCKKEELVQAAMVFA from the coding sequence ATGGTTAAGACGGTAAAAAAAAGAGACGGCGGATTGGTTGTTTACGACAGAGAGAAGATTGCAGGTGCAATCTGGGGCGCAATTAAGGCAACAGGGGGAGTTGACCCGGAACTTGCGGAAAAATTAGCGATAAGAGTAGAGGAAGAAATCGCTAAAAAATTCAATGTTAACGACATCCCGTCGGTAGAGGGCATTCAGGATCTTGTAGAAAACGTTCTTATGAACAGCGGATATAACACTGCCGCGAGAGCGTACATATCATACAGAAACCTGCACATGAAACAAAGAAACGCTAAAAAGTTAACTATAGGAATTAAAGAAACTTTCGATGGTTATCTTAAAGGAAAGAACTGGCGCGCCAAAGAAAACGCCAATATCAACTATTCTATAGGCGGACTTATTTTGCACGCTTCAAGCGAAGTCACCAAAAACTACTGGCTTGACGAAATTTATTCGGAAGAAATCGCAAGAGCGTACAGAAGCGGTGAAATGCATATCCACGATTTACAAATGTTTTCGGGATATTGCGCGGGCTGGTCGCTTCGCGATCTTATCTCGGAAGGGCTTGGCGGCGTAGAAAATAAAATAGCCTCATCTCCTGCAAAACACCTTTTCACGCTTGTTCAGCAAATGGTGAATTTCTTGGGCTGTTTGCAAAACGAATGGGCGGGCGCGCAGGCGTTTTCGTCTGTCGATACTTTCTTGGCGCCGTTTGTCTGGGTCGATAACTTGTCCTACAAAGAAGTAAAACAGGCTATTCAGTCATTCGTATTCGGAGTTAACATTCCGTCTCGTTGGGGCTCGCAAGCGCCTTTCACAAACGTTACTTTCGACTGGGTTGTTCCAAGCGACCTCAAAGACCAAGCGGCTATTGTCGGCGGCAAACCGATAGAAACAATTGTTGACGGCGAAACCATAACAAAAACGTACGGCGACTTCCAAAAAGAAATGGATATGATAAACAAAGCGTTCTTGGAAATTTTCCTTGAAGGCGACGCAAACGGACGCGGATTTATGTATCCCATCCCGACCTATAACCTTACAAAAGAATTCGGCTGGGAAAGCGATAACGCAAAGCTTCTTTGGGAAATGACAGGGAAATACGGCACGCCATACTTCCAGAACTTCATAAACTCAAATCTTAATCCGTCCGATGTACGCTCTATGTGCTGTCGTTTGCGCTTGGATTTGCGTGAGCTTCGTCAGCGCGGCGGCGGACTTTTCGGCTCTGCGGATAAAACGGGTTCAATCGGTGTTGTCACTATAAATATGCCGAGAATCGGATACCTTACAAGAGGAGACAAAAAAGCGTTTTTCGCCTCTTTAGACAGAATTATGGATATTGCGCGCGACTCTTTGGAGAAAAAACGCGAAACCGTAATCCGTCTTCTCGACGAAGGGCTTTTCCCCTACACCAGAAGATATTTGGGGACTACAAAACTCAAAAATCACTTTGCAACAATCGGAGTTATAGGAATGAATGAAGCTTGCCTTAACTTTATGGGCAAGGATATGCTTGACACCGAGGCGCGCGAATTCTGCAAAGAAGCGCTTGAATATATGCGCGAACGTTTGACGGAATATCAAGTAAAAACTGGGCATTTCTACAACTTGGAAGCAACGCCGGGCGAAGGAACATCGCACAGACTTGCGGGAATTGACAAAGAACTGTATCCCGAAATGACAATACCGGGCGGAAAGAACCCGTATTACACCAATTCCACACAGTTGCCCGTAGAAGCGACCGACGATATTTTTGAAGCGCTTGATATGCAGGACGGATTGCAGACCCTTTATACAGGCGGAACGGTTATGCACGGCTTTACAGGTGAGGCGATTGAAGACCCCGCAACGGTCAGCGCGCTCGTAAGAAAGATAGCGAACGGCTACAAACTTCCGTATTTTACCATATCGCCGACTTATTCGATTTGCGAAAATCACGGATATTTTTCGGGTGAACACGCAACTTGCAAATACTGCGGAAAAGAAACGGAAATCTATTCTCGGATAGTGGGTTATTATCGCCCCATCAAGAATTGGAACGAAGGTAAGAAAGAGGAATTCGGTAAAAGAAAAACTTATGACCGAAACAGCGGTTTTCCGAGTTTTGTAAAGTCAGAGCCCGAAACTTGCAAAAAAGAAGAATTAGTGCAAGCGGCGATGGTTTTTGCGTGA
- a CDS encoding anaerobic ribonucleoside-triphosphate reductase activating protein, whose protein sequence is MSNIFDGICGLNKFSGNDFPGTVSTVLFYSLCNLRCPYCQNPDIVFGKTPQIDPELLADFLKRRKNVLDGVVITGGEPTIHKKLPELVEYIKKFGYKVKLDTNGLNPVALRNCDIDYLALDIKTTPKKYRQFLGASGNETQIRENLLKTASLIRKTKGELRITVAPKIIEKDDFEEIAEICEGMDIFLQKFRTKFEVLDIDFFKNQNHDDSFLKEFKAYLEKTAKSVKIRDYGENSRTSEKIL, encoded by the coding sequence GTGAGTAATATCTTCGACGGAATCTGCGGATTAAACAAATTTTCAGGAAATGATTTTCCGGGGACGGTTTCGACCGTCCTTTTTTATTCTTTGTGCAATTTGCGTTGTCCTTATTGCCAAAATCCCGATATTGTTTTTGGAAAAACGCCGCAAATCGACCCTGAATTATTGGCTGATTTTTTGAAACGGCGCAAAAATGTTCTCGACGGAGTGGTAATAACGGGCGGAGAGCCGACAATTCACAAAAAATTGCCCGAACTTGTCGAATACATAAAAAAGTTCGGCTACAAAGTAAAATTAGACACAAACGGGCTTAACCCTGTCGCTCTGAGAAATTGCGACATTGATTATTTGGCGTTGGACATAAAAACCACGCCGAAAAAATACCGACAATTTCTCGGCGCGAGCGGAAACGAAACACAAATCAGAGAAAATCTGTTGAAAACCGCTTCACTTATCAGAAAAACAAAAGGCGAACTGCGAATAACCGTCGCTCCGAAAATCATAGAAAAAGACGACTTTGAAGAAATTGCCGAAATTTGTGAGGGTATGGACATTTTTTTGCAGAAATTTCGCACAAAATTTGAAGTGCTCGATATAGATTTTTTCAAAAATCAAAACCACGACGACAGTTTTCTGAAAGAATTTAAGGCGTATTTAGAAAAAACGGCAAAAAGCGTCAAAATAAGAGATTACGGAGAAAATTCAAGAACAAGCGAGAAGATATTATAA
- a CDS encoding YraN family protein translates to MTERNVHFGKFGEIDIIALDKDGTTVFVEVKYNRSSSSAFGAPEFRINQLKIRQLIKLAQMYIRKNNLHGKPVRIDAIAIDPSGIRHYKNCTL, encoded by the coding sequence ATAACTGAGCGAAACGTTCATTTCGGCAAATTCGGCGAAATAGATATTATCGCCTTAGATAAAGACGGCACAACCGTTTTTGTCGAAGTGAAATATAATCGCAGCAGTTCAAGCGCTTTCGGAGCGCCCGAATTTCGCATAAATCAATTAAAAATCAGGCAGTTAATAAAATTGGCGCAGATGTATATCCGCAAAAACAATTTGCACGGAAAACCCGTTAGAATAGACGCTATAGCTATTGACCCAAGCGGTATTCGGCATTACAAAAATTGCACATTATAA
- a CDS encoding flagellin FliC gives MPKINTNTQAMLSAGAIKRTQRSLTISLERLSTGNSINRSSDNAAGLSVSEQLRMQANGLAQGNRNINDGLSLLNIAEGGIVEIQNMLHRLRELAVQASTATMHDDQREFIQLEVNQLVNEIDRIAASTRFNGRSMLNGTPGVQGTYDFNPWEHPDGGIIHIGANHTTEHDTSDVLNVRFTAANSEALGLRDPNARDELFPNPNFDPAAIPPDPDAVEFFEVISFLSSAEAQAAISILDTALDSVSRLRSNIGSYSNRLEHALASQENVLRNVESAESQIRHVDFAKETVQFTRLQILNQASTSMLAQANSLPNTILQLLN, from the coding sequence ATGCCAAAAATAAACACGAATACACAAGCGATGCTTTCAGCGGGAGCGATTAAAAGAACGCAACGTTCGTTGACAATATCGCTTGAAAGATTATCTACGGGTAATTCAATCAACAGGTCTTCGGACAACGCCGCAGGGCTTTCGGTTTCGGAGCAGTTGAGAATGCAGGCAAACGGACTTGCGCAAGGAAACCGCAATATTAACGACGGTTTATCGCTTTTGAATATAGCGGAAGGCGGAATTGTAGAAATACAGAATATGCTCCACAGATTACGTGAATTGGCGGTTCAGGCATCGACTGCGACAATGCACGACGACCAAAGGGAATTTATTCAATTGGAAGTAAATCAACTTGTTAATGAAATAGACAGAATTGCCGCTTCGACCAGATTTAACGGTAGGTCTATGCTTAACGGAACCCCGGGAGTTCAGGGAACTTACGACTTTAATCCGTGGGAACACCCCGACGGCGGCATAATTCACATAGGTGCAAATCACACAACAGAACACGACACCAGCGACGTTTTGAACGTACGCTTTACTGCGGCAAACAGCGAGGCGCTCGGTCTGAGAGACCCCAACGCAAGAGACGAGCTGTTTCCTAATCCTAACTTTGACCCTGCCGCTATTCCTCCCGATCCGGATGCGGTGGAATTTTTTGAGGTAATAAGTTTTCTCAGCTCTGCAGAAGCACAGGCGGCAATCTCAATTCTTGACACCGCGTTGGACAGCGTCAGCAGACTTCGCTCAAACATAGGTTCTTACTCAAACAGGCTCGAACACGCGCTTGCATCACAGGAAAACGTTTTGAGAAATGTAGAGTCGGCAGAAAGCCAAATTCGCCACGTGGATTTTGCAAAAGAAACGGTACAATTTACACGTCTGCAAATTCTTAATCAAGCGTCTACGTCAATGCTCGCACAGGCAAATTCGCTTCCGAACACTATCTTACAGTTGCTTAATTAG